ATCACACCCAACCAAGGCGTGGGCGCAGGCGGAACATCCGTCACAGTGAACGGCAGCAATTTTGTGAGTGGCGTCACGGTCAAGTTCGGGGGTGGCGGCCACGAACGTGGTCATCAACAGCCCGACCAAGCTGACGGCCGTGAGCCCGCCCCCAGCGGCGGCGGGCACAGTGGATGTGGTGGTCTCTGACGGCGATGACACCAGTGCGCTCAGCACCGCCGATCAATTCACCTACATCGCGACGCCCACCGTGACGGACATCCGACCGAACCTGGGCGTGATCGCCGGAGGCACCACGGTGATCATTACCGGCACGGGCTTTACCCCTGGAACGACCGTCAAGTTCGGTGGTGTGGCGGCCAGTACCGTGAGCGTTGCCAATGCGAACACACTGATTGTGACCAGTCCGGCGCGTGGCAGCAACGGCAGTGTGGATGTGGTGGTGTCAACAGCGGGTGGGAAGAGCGCTATCAGCACGGCCGATCAGTTTGATTATCTGAGTTTCAGCGAATATAGCGTTCCGACGGCGGGGAGCACGCCCTATGGCATTACGAGTGGGGCCGATGGCAACCTGTGGTTCACAGAACTCCTCCAGGCGAACGTCGGCCGCATTACCCCGACGGGGGTCATTCAGGAATTCCCGACGTCGGCGAGCAGTGGTCACGCGTTTGGCATCACGCGTGGCCCAGGCACGGATCCCAACATCTGGCTGGCGGGCACGAATGCGATTGGACGGGTGGCACCGAGTGGGACGGTGACGGATATCGCGATCCCGTCGAGTTCGAACGGGGCGAACTCCATCGCGGCGGGTCCCGATGGCAATCTGTGGTTCACTGACTTTAGGGCCAACAGGATCAGCCGCGTGACGCCCCAGGGTACGGTGACGCCGTTCCTCGTTCTGGGCGGGGGCAATGATCTGCAGGAGGTGACGGGCGGTCCAGATGGGTGCGTGTGGTTCACGGAGAGATCGAGCAATAAGATCGCTCGTATTACGCCTGCTGGCGTCGTCCAGGACTTCCCTGTTCCTACGGCGAGCAGTGGGCCGCAGGGGATCACGAGCGGGCCGGATGGGAACCTGTGGTTTACCGAGAGTGCTGGGAATAAGATCGGGCGCAGTACCCCAAATGGTGTGATCACGGAATTCAGCGTTCCGACAGCGAACAGTGCACCGATGGGAATTACCAGCGGGGCGGATGGGAATCTGTGGTTTGTGGAGCAGAGAGGGAATAAGATCGGACGGATCACGCCGACTGGCAGCGTCGTGGAGTTCAGCGTGCCGACGGCGGCGAGTGGGTTGGCGGGGATTACCAGTGGGCCGGATGGGAATCTGTGGTTCACGGAGCAGACCAGCAACAAGATCGGGGTGCTCAAGCGCTGAGCGCGGTGCTGGAGCTTGAGCGGCACTTTCCGCGTTGAGGCAAATGCAAATGCCCCCACTCACGTGGGGGCGTTGTGCTGCTGGAGCGGGCTGTCCATCCAGGGAAGGGTGGGGAGGAGGGGACGAAGCGGGCTGGTTTCGTCCTCCGCGCGCACGTTCGTTCGCTACTTGCGTTTGGAGGGGATTTTCTTGGCAGGTGCTTTGGCCTTCGCATGGCTGTTGCCGAGCGTCTGGCCTTTGGTGTAACTCGCTGCCATCTTCTGCCGCGTCTGCGCTGCCAGCGTCTTGAAATCGACGAGTCCGGCTTCGATGTTTTCCACAGTGGTGTGGATCTTGCCCCCGGTTCGCATGGGGGTAAGTTCGCGGTTGATCCGCTCGAACCACGCTTCAAATTCCGGAGTTGAGCCTGCCCCGATTTTGCGCACGTGAAGTTAAGCGACTGCAGCTTGGCGTTCGAACTCGAGGGGCGTCAAGTACCCGAGGGTGGAGTGGCGGCGCTGACGGTTGTAGAACACTTCGATGAACTCGAAGACAGCCTGACGGGCAGCCAGGCGAGTTTCGAAAATGGCCTGGTCGTACAGCTCCCGTTTCAGGGAGCCAAAAAGCTCTCAACGACGGCGTGATCCCAGCAATCTCCAGCTCGACTCATGCTGCCCTTGGCGCCCAGGCGGGCCAACGCCTCTTGAAACAGCCGGCTCGCGAATTGACTGCCCCGATCGCTGTGGTGGAGCAACCCTGGAGGTGGACAACGGCGTCCAATGGCCATGTGCAGCGCTGCCAGCGGCAGCGCAGTGGGCATCTGGGCGTCCATGGCGTAGCCCACCACCGCGCGCGAATGCAGGTCCAGCGTGACGGCCAGATACAGCCACCCTTCACGGGTCGGCAGGTACGTGATGTCTGATGCCCACACCTGATTCGGCTGCGAGACCTTGAACTGGCGTCCCAACCGGTTCGGGCAGACCGGGAAGGTGTGGCGGCTGTCGGTGGTCTGGACCCGGCGCTGCGTTCCCTTCGCCCGCAGCCCACCGAGGCGCATCAGGCGCGCCACCCGCTTTCGGGCGACCCGCAGCCCTTCCGCCCGCAACTCCGCGTGAACACGTGGTGCCCCATACCGGCGTTTGCTGCGGAGATGCACGGTGCGGATGCGCTGCTGAAGCAGCGCATCCTGCTGCGTTCTGGTAGACACTGGCCTTCTTCGCCAACGGTGGTACCCACTCACCGACACCTCGAGCACGCGGCACATCACGTCCAGGCGGTACGTCCCGCGGTGCTCAAGGATGAATTGGTACCTCAGCGGGTGGTTTCTTTGGCAAAGAAGGCCGCGGCTTTTTTTAGGATTTCTCGCTCCTGGCGCAGGATTTCATTCTCTCTCCGGAGCCGTTGGATCTCCTGTTGCTCCGGGGTCAAGCTCTGTTTTCCCTGTCCAGGAAAGGCGCGCTCGCCCTGCGCCTGCTCGGCATTCATCCACTTGCGCAGCAGGGAGGCGTTGATGCCCAGGTCGCGGGCGGTGCCAGTGAGATTGCCGCTGGTACGGGCAAGTTGGATCGCATCCCGCTTGAATTCGGCGCTGTGCATTCTGCGATTCGTCATGATGGTGCCTCCTATGGTGGGGGCTTATCTCCATCTATGCAAAATCGGGTCATCTCCAAGTCGCATCAATCACCATGTCGCGGACGCTCCGGCTGTAGCGCTCCCCTCCCCCACGCTTGCTGAAGCTTTTTGGCAACGTGAAGCGTTCCGGCAAATCTCCCGCATCGAAGTCCCCTTCGCGCACCGCTGCCCGCACCTGTTTCACAAAGGCATCACTGCGCTGTGGGTTATGGAGCTTCTCGATCTGATGACTCAATTTGATATAGGGCATTTGTTATTTTAAGCATAGATTTGAGGCAAATATCATCTCCTTGTACAGAGATGATGATGTGTTCGTCCTCTTATGTACGTTACTTTCCCGATGTTCAGCGTAAAGTCGATAAAGTCGTATAACACCAGAACCCTAATGTTTTAGTGTTACAAAACATTTCCAAGCAATTTCGGGGCGACCAATTGCGGGCCTATCGGGGCGGGTGGATCCTGCTCCCGACCCCCTCCAGCTCTCGATGTTCTGACACCTCAGTATTTTAGTGTTGCAAGACACTGCAACACTAAAATATCTTCAACTGTCGTTTTACCCTTCCGGCCAGCGATGGGCCAGAATAACCTCAAAATACTTGGCGTCGTCCAGCAAGTGAAGCAAGTTCCCGGTCACCCAATTCTACCGTTCTCTACCCAGTTCCTCGAAGCCCAGGAAGAGCCTTATCTTTTTGTATATAGCCCGCTATGACTGATGCCAAGCTCAAGGGTACGCATTGATCCGCCGATGTTCTGACACCTCAGTATTTTAATGTTGCAAAACACTGCGACACTAAAATATTCGCGGTTGTCGTTTTAATTTTTTGTATACATGCCGCAACGACTGATACCAAGTCCCAGGCTACGTATTGATTCGCCGTGCGGCGATTTCGCATCTGCCATGTAAACCTTTCGGCGTACGGGCTTTCACCGTAGGACACAGAGACGCTAATGTTTTACGACCCTATGCCCTTAATGTCTCAAGATTTACGTGTTGTCACACATTGGCACATTAAAATACTGATGTGCCAGTGTGGCAGTGTGATCAGAATCAGTCTGTTGTCTCGAAAAGGCGGTGTGGGCAAAACGCTCTGCAGCATGGCTATTGCACAGGTTCTCTCAGAGCGGCACACCGTCGCTGTTTTGGATCTCGATCCAGAAGGCTCTGCCAGAGCCTGGGCTCACGATGCCCAAGCCCAAAATTCACCACTCCCATATCAAGTATTTGGCCCTGTCGAAGCGGCCATGAGTCTGAGTGTGGACTACCTCATCGTTGACACACCTCCAAATGACGCGAAAACACTTGCTGCAACTGCAAAGCTGAGCGACGTGATCCTTGTGCCCGTACAACCTGGCAAAGGCGAAATCGACCGCCTGGAACCAACCATGGATGTATTACGAGAGGGAAACTTTAAACCGGGAGGTCGGATGGGAATTCTGCTGAATTATGTAGAGCACGACAACCTCTCCGCCGCGATGCCCGAAGCACTGACTCAACTCGGGTATCCGATGGTGGCGCCAATCAAAAAAAGTGTGGAGTATCGTCGAGCATTTGGAGGACTCATTCCTCAGCACCTTCTACAGCCATTTCGTCTTGCTCTTGAGGAGGTAGGCATCGATGCGTAAGACTCCAAACCCAAAAACAGACTTGAGTGGACTGATGGGGGCGGCAACTCGTGCTCGTGAGATCGATCGAACTCGAACCGACACCAGCACTCTAGTGTCGCAAGACACTCAGATCTCACCACCCCAGGATCTTAAAGTTCAGGAACATCAAGATGCTAATGTTTTAGAACATCAAAATATTGCAACACCTATGCCTCAACCAGAGAAGCGAGTCAATGTATCGGTCCCTGACTCCCTCCATCGCGTCTTGCGTATCTACTCTGTGAAATCTGGACGCCAGGTCAGAGACGTTGTCGCGGATGCAATCAGTCGCTACCTCACTGAAATCGGCGAGCTAGAAAAATAAGTGTTTTGATGTCCTAAAACATCAGCCCATCAGTGTATTGATACACTGATGGGCTGATGTTTTAGAGGAAAATGCCGCAGAAGCCGCCGGCTAGCAGGCCATGGTCGAAGCCAGCGACCAGACCCCAGACGGCACACCATGGCGCGCCGATGTCCTGTGTACCAAGGGAAAAGCCAGCGTCATATTTGAAGTCCAGTGCAGCCCCAAACCATCGCCGAGACCGCCGAGCGGCAAGCGGTCGTGACGACTCAGCGGCCCCTTACGTCGGGAGAGCTGAGAGGGTAAGGGTATCGAAGACGCTGCCTACCCTCACTGTCTGACGCTCGCTGTCAGTCGTGCTCGTTGTGCAAGGAGATGAACGCCGCCACGACCATTGGATCAAAGTGACGCCCCGACTGCGCTTCAATCTCCTTGAGCGCAGCCTCAGAGGTCCAGGCACGCTTATAAGGTCGCTCGCTGATCAACGCGTCATAGACGTCGCACACGGCAAAGATCCGCGCGAGCAGTGGGATGGCTGTTCCGTGCAGGCGGTCCGGATAGCCCAAGCCGTCCCAACGCTCATGGTGATGGCGAATGACATCCAAGACAGACCGTGCCAGAATCGGAATACGAGACGCAATGTCATACCCATTCTGCGCGTGGGTTTGCATCATGGCCCACTCGTGGGCATCCAACCGGCCAGGTTTCAGCAGCACGGTATCTGGGATTGTGAGTTTGCCAAGGTCATGCAGACTTGCGCCGTACTTCAATTCCGTCAGGCTCAGCGGGTCAAGGCCAAGTGTCTGACCGAGTTGCAAGCTGTGCTGGATCACGCGGAGGGTATGCCCAGACGTCTCAAGATCACGGGCTTCCAGCGCAATGCCCAAGCCCATCAGGCCGCCTTCGAGCGTCGCCTGTAGTTGCAGATTCAGCGTTTCGAGTGACTCCTGCGCCCGTTTGAGTTCTGTGATATCTGCAAGAACCGCCACCATCGAAATTGCCGGGCCCTGCGATTGGGGCAGCAATGAGATGCGCGAACGCGACCACACGATCTCCTGATCCACTCGGACATACCGCTTTTCCAGCACGACGAGTGATGTCTGTCCAGTGATGACCTGACGAAGGGCGTCTTGCGTACGCTGGATATCCTCAGGATGCGTGAAGTCCAGCACGCTTCGACCGATCAGCTCTTCGACTGTGGCACCGAAAAAAGCAGCGCCGTTCGGATTGATCTGGTGAATGCGACCATCAAAAGTGAGTTCCAGCAGGCCCACACCAGCATGCTCGAACAGCGCCTGATAGTTCACCTCCTCGTAGACGGCGGGGGCCCGCAACCCGTCACTTGATTGAATCCCGAATGGATCGACGATCTTGCCTTGCGGATACGACACCCCGAGACGGACATCATGGATGGCGTCATTTACAGAAGCGGGACGCAACTGTCGTGCTTCGCTCCGCTGCCCCAAGGTGGAAGACGGCACAAGACGAAATGGGGATCGAAAGGCCACGGGGAAAGCGTAGCGAACGGGCTCTAGCGAAAATCTGACAACTCTGGTGAATAGGTTCTGGCAATTTAAGCGCGGTAGGCTGAGCGTCGGTGGCTGACCGCAAGCCCTACCGCCATCGATTTCCGCTGTGCATCATCAAGTACGTACTCTGGCTCTCTCACCGTTTTTCTCTGAGCCAGCGTGACGTTCAGGAATTGCTCCAAGAGCGTGGCATTCAGGTGAGCCACGAGACGTTGCACCAGAGGAACATCAAGTTCGCACCCCTCCTCACCGAAGAGTTGCGGCACCGGGAGCCCCGCCGGGGCTCCCGGTGGTTTCTGGACGAGGTTTGCCTCGAGATCAGGGGCAGGAAATTCTGGTGATGGCGGGCTGTCGACGACTCTGGCGCGGTCTTGGATCTTCTCCTTCAGGATCGGCGAGATACTCAGGTAGCGAAAACCTTCCTCGAAAGGTTGTTGGTGAAGAATGACGTCCCAGACTTGATCCACACTGACAAGTTCTGGAGCTACGGAGCAGCCATTCGAGCCCTCTCCGTGCTCCACAGCGTGGAGCACGTCCAAGTGATCTCCACTGCTCGCTGTAACAACCTGATTGAACAATCGCATCGGCCCACCAGGCAACAGGAACGAAGCCAGATCGGATTCAAAGACCCCCACAGGGCGCAGGAATTCCTGGCCCTGCATGCCCGCGTTTCGAACCTTCAGCAGCACACCCGCACGACCGTTTCCGCCTACCTCCGAAGATCAAACCAGAACCGTGCCCACCTGGCATGGCACCACGCTGTTAAAGTGGCCGTCTGAACTTCAGACGGCCACTGATCTCATCAGGCCCTCCTCGATTAACTTGCCAGAACCCTCAGTATATTGCTGACGAGGTTGGTGTTAAGGGACTCCAGAAATACGACAACCCCAGGTTCATCGCTGAACTTTGGGAGCGGTACGGGGCTGCAGTGCCGCCGCCTGGGTAGGGCGAAGGATCAGCTCACAGTAAACCTCTCCCATGCGTTCCGGGCTATGAGGCTGGTCCTGCTGTAGCCACCATTCGATCAAACTCAGAAACGAGTGAATAAAGTGGTGCGCGGCGACCTCTACTGGGACCCGTGCGCCCGGTCGAGCCTCGAATGTGTCTAACAGGCCCTCCACGCCCATGGCGATAATCTGGTTACGTAGTTCTAGGGAAAGGGCACTGCTGAGCAGCAGACGGTAGAGGCCCGGGTGGGCCTGTACATGTTGGAACACCAACGCCCCTGCCTGCTCAGGCGCATCGCCGGCCAGTGGTGGTAACAGTCCGAACAACTCCGCCCGCAGGTCGTCCACCGCGCCGCGCAGTAAGTCCTGGATGCTTGTGTAGTGGCGGAAAAAGGTGGCGTAGCCGACTTCGGCCCGTTCAGTTAGGTCACGTACTGTGATGGCTTCAAGCGGCTGTTCGGCACTCAGTTCGATGAGCGCCTGGGTGAGTAAGCGGCGAGTTCGCCGGACGCGCAGATCAGTTTGAGGGATCAGGGGGAGCGCAGGCATGTGCCTCTCTCCTTCGACGCATGCGACTTCATGACTCATATGATACACCATGTATCATAGTTGCGTTGAGGAGGCTCACAATGACCAGTAAACCCATACCACGTTGCCCCGTCCACACGTCCGATCAAAAAACCAGCTTCGGCTCCAATCACCAGCCTGACGTAGAGCTCCAGCAGGACGTATGGCATTTACGCACGTATGCCGCGGTGAAGCAGGTGCTCCGTGACAGCGAGCATGTGCGTCAGGGCGCAACGACCGATAATGTTCTCGTAACCCGTTTGCGTCCAGCCGTGATCTTTCAGGACGGGGAAGACCACCGTGAGCAGCGCACCGCCATCGCGCGCTACTTCACCCCGAAGACAGTGCACGAGAAACATCACGCGTTTATCGACCTCTTGACCGAGCGTCTGATCGTGCGGCTCCAGCGAGCAGGGCAAGCTGACCTCAGTGCCTTGAGCATGGAACTCTCAGTCGAAGTCGCTGCGCGCGTCGTTGGTCTCACCGACTCTCTGAAACCCGGTATGGACCGACGCATCGACGCGTTACTTTCGGGTAGTGGCGACAGCCTCGGTGAAAAACGCGTCGGCACACTGGCCCGTCTGCGAAGCGCCGTCACTCAGTCCAAGAGCCTGCTTCGGATGTCGGACTTCTACCGAGTTGACGTGCGCCCTGCCATCCAGGCCCGGCGCAAAAGGCCCCAAGAGGATGTGATCAGCCACTTGCTCAGCAAGGGCTACAACGACCTTGAAATTTTGGTGGAGTGCCTGACATATGCCACAGCCGGGATGGTCACCACCCGTGAGTTCATCGGCGTGGCGGCGTGGCACCTGTTGGAACAGGATGAACTGCGTGCCCAGTACCTCGCAGGCGACCGCCCTGAACGACACCGCATCCTCCACGAGATCCTGCGGTTGGAACCGGTTGCCTCAACCCTGTGGAGAAAAGCAGTCGAGGACGTCACCATTGAGCAAGGGGCGCAGACACACCACATCCCTGCAGGCGCGCGCATGATTCTAGACATTCGGACCGCCAACGCTGACGCTTCGGTGATCGGCGACGAGCCGCTCACCCTCTGTCCGCACCGTGCTCTACCAAGCGGCGTGCAAGGACAGGCCCTGAGCTTTGGAGACGGCGCGCACCGCTGTCCCGGCGCTTTCCTCGCCATTCACGAGAGCGACGTGTTTTTGCACCGGTTGCTGAGCTTGCCCTTGCGCATGGTGGGCACGCCCGAACTGACGTTCAACGCGCTGCTCATGAGCTACGAACTTCGTGGATTCATCGTTCACGTAGCTGAGTAAAAGGACCCTCACTCCGTTCCACTGCTCCAGTCCACCAGCCCGACATGCGTATAGCTCCGCTACAAGGTTCACCAACTGGGCCAGAGACACTGTCGTCCGGCCCTCACTGAAAAACGAGTGACAGCCAAGGAGGGCTTTGAGCGGCCGCAGCGCCTGCTGAGCTGTTCGGCGCGTGACTGGCGCTGGCTGGAACAGACGGGACCGAGC
The Deinococcus sp. KNUC1210 genome window above contains:
- a CDS encoding IPT/TIG domain-containing protein, yielding MSPPPAAAGTVDVVVSDGDDTSALSTADQFTYIATPTVTDIRPNLGVIAGGTTVIITGTGFTPGTTVKFGGVAASTVSVANANTLIVTSPARGSNGSVDVVVSTAGGKSAISTADQFDYLSFSEYSVPTAGSTPYGITSGADGNLWFTELLQANVGRITPTGVIQEFPTSASSGHAFGITRGPGTDPNIWLAGTNAIGRVAPSGTVTDIAIPSSSNGANSIAAGPDGNLWFTDFRANRISRVTPQGTVTPFLVLGGGNDLQEVTGGPDGCVWFTERSSNKIARITPAGVVQDFPVPTASSGPQGITSGPDGNLWFTESAGNKIGRSTPNGVITEFSVPTANSAPMGITSGADGNLWFVEQRGNKIGRITPTGSVVEFSVPTAASGLAGITSGPDGNLWFTEQTSNKIGVLKR
- a CDS encoding ParA family protein, producing the protein MCQCGSVIRISLLSRKGGVGKTLCSMAIAQVLSERHTVAVLDLDPEGSARAWAHDAQAQNSPLPYQVFGPVEAAMSLSVDYLIVDTPPNDAKTLAATAKLSDVILVPVQPGKGEIDRLEPTMDVLREGNFKPGGRMGILLNYVEHDNLSAAMPEALTQLGYPMVAPIKKSVEYRRAFGGLIPQHLLQPFRLALEEVGIDA
- a CDS encoding HD-GYP domain-containing protein, whose translation is MAFRSPFRLVPSSTLGQRSEARQLRPASVNDAIHDVRLGVSYPQGKIVDPFGIQSSDGLRAPAVYEEVNYQALFEHAGVGLLELTFDGRIHQINPNGAAFFGATVEELIGRSVLDFTHPEDIQRTQDALRQVITGQTSLVVLEKRYVRVDQEIVWSRSRISLLPQSQGPAISMVAVLADITELKRAQESLETLNLQLQATLEGGLMGLGIALEARDLETSGHTLRVIQHSLQLGQTLGLDPLSLTELKYGASLHDLGKLTIPDTVLLKPGRLDAHEWAMMQTHAQNGYDIASRIPILARSVLDVIRHHHERWDGLGYPDRLHGTAIPLLARIFAVCDVYDALISERPYKRAWTSEAALKEIEAQSGRHFDPMVVAAFISLHNEHD
- a CDS encoding TetR/AcrR family transcriptional regulator, yielding MPALPLIPQTDLRVRRTRRLLTQALIELSAEQPLEAITVRDLTERAEVGYATFFRHYTSIQDLLRGAVDDLRAELFGLLPPLAGDAPEQAGALVFQHVQAHPGLYRLLLSSALSLELRNQIIAMGVEGLLDTFEARPGARVPVEVAAHHFIHSFLSLIEWWLQQDQPHSPERMGEVYCELILRPTQAAALQPRTAPKVQR
- a CDS encoding cytochrome P450: MTSKPIPRCPVHTSDQKTSFGSNHQPDVELQQDVWHLRTYAAVKQVLRDSEHVRQGATTDNVLVTRLRPAVIFQDGEDHREQRTAIARYFTPKTVHEKHHAFIDLLTERLIVRLQRAGQADLSALSMELSVEVAARVVGLTDSLKPGMDRRIDALLSGSGDSLGEKRVGTLARLRSAVTQSKSLLRMSDFYRVDVRPAIQARRKRPQEDVISHLLSKGYNDLEILVECLTYATAGMVTTREFIGVAAWHLLEQDELRAQYLAGDRPERHRILHEILRLEPVASTLWRKAVEDVTIEQGAQTHHIPAGARMILDIRTANADASVIGDEPLTLCPHRALPSGVQGQALSFGDGAHRCPGAFLAIHESDVFLHRLLSLPLRMVGTPELTFNALLMSYELRGFIVHVAE